TATTTATTCGCTTGCAAAAGTTAAAATACTGGCTTATATTCTTACCAGTAAAAACGTAATAATATTGGAGTAGAATAATGCCAAGAATTGGAACTACCAAAATGTCTTCAAAAGGGCAGGTCGTAATACCAGAAGATATCAGGAACCAATTGAAGCTCAAAACTGGCGATCAATTTGTCGTTGTTGGAGATAAAGACACGGTGGTTTTAAAGGCCATCTCACCACCACCCGTGGACGAATTCGAGTATTTATTGAAATATGCTCGTCAGCAAGCAAGAAAAGTGGGGCTGAAACGCTCAGATATTAAAAAGGCTGTTGCTAAGGTTCGGGGAAAGAATTGAGAATCGTTCTCGATACCAATGTTTTTATATCTGGTGTATTCTTCAGTGGGCCTCCTTATGATATTCTAAAGGCCTGGATAGATGAACGAATTCAGATAGTAATATCATCTGAGATTTTACAAGAATATCAGCGCGTCGGTGAAGAACTCCAGTACCGATATCCTGAAATTAAAATAATACCCATCCTCAAGTCTTTTTCAAAAAATGCGATATTGATTTCAGCCCCTAGTTTGCCTCACCAGGTTTGTGTGGACCCTGATGATGATAAATTTCTTGCATGTGCCGTTGCAGGTAATGCAGAATTGATTATCAGTGGAGACAGGCATTTATTAGATATAAATGATTTTCAGAGTATCAAAATTATCAAACCCCGAATGTTTCTAGACGAATACCTATAATCCTCAAGAAAATATCAGGATATAGCCACAATAGCACAGCAGCAAAACCACATGATCCTATCTCAGGGTGCAGGAGCATCCATTCCTGAAAAACATCTAAATTCGAAAGTTACCCCACCACAACATGTAGTTTTTTCCCTATATATTTCAATAGTATACGTTATAAACACGGCTCTTTCGCCCCGGGGTGGAAGGCTCTTTTCTCCTGGGCAAAAACTTTATGCGCTGTTTGTTTGGCGGACTAAAAACTCCTTCTGGATTCTTAGCGAAATTCCTCGCACTTTGGCACCTCGCTATCGCTTGGATTTTTGTTTTACCTATCTAACTATACTGAATAATGACCATAACAGACTATTAATAAGAGAAAAATGATACGTTCAGTTTGAAGGTGACCGGATAGGCAAAAAAATTATTCTTGACACATTTGCTCTCATAAAGTTAACTATATGAAACCCTATAAAACTATAAGAAACTCTGCGACTGAGCAATGGAGCAACCCATGGATCCGTTCAGCGTCGCCAAGGCGATTAAAAATCTCAGGAAGGAAAAGGGCTATAGTCTCAACAGGCTGGCCTCACTGTCCGGCCTCTCGAAAGGATATCTATCCAAAATCGAAAACGGCATCAATGTCCCCACTATTACCACCATGGCCAGAATTGCCACCGCCCTGGAAGTGGAGGTGACCTTTTTTTTTATGCAGCAAGGGGCAAGCAGCCGGAACCGGAAGATGGTGATTGTCCGCAGTGACGAAAGAAAGGAAATCAACATCAAGAGTCCGGAAAGCGTCGTTAGAAAACGGTGGCCGCTTGCAAGTCAGAAATATGACCGGCATATGCATCCATATATCATCGAAGTGCCGGTCGAGCCGACTAATCTGTATCAGTTCGAAGGCCAGGAGTTTTATTACATGCTCGATGGCAGTATTGAAATGACCTATGACGGGGAAACGTTTGTTTTCGATGAGGGTGATTCCGTGTACATCGATTGCGACCTTCCATATTCCGGACGGAGTATGGGGCCGGGGCCTGCCAGGGTGCTTGTGGTAGTCTACCATATGGGGCCCAAAGAAAATAAGGCATAAAGGGCATCATAAATCATATTTTTTAGTTAGTTCATGTAAAATTTAAAATAAGATAGGGCAATAAACAACCAAAGGAGAAAAGCAGATGATAAGATCAAGCAGCGGTGGGATAGACACTGTCCGGTTTTTAAAGGACAGTGACATGCAGAAGATTCATGAGCAGGCGCTATACCTGTTGGAGAATACCGGCATCGGCATCGAGCACCAGGTAGGCATGGAGATGCTCGAAAATACCGGCGCTGTTGTGGATTACGACAAGAAAACAGCCCGCTTTTCAGCGTCGCTGGTGGAAAAGTGCCTGGCATCCGTACCCCGTAAAATCACCCTGGCCGGCAGAAATCCGGAGCGAGACCTGATCCTGGAACCAGGCGGCACCATTCGGACCCGCAATACCGGCGGGATGACCCAGATACACGACCTTGAAACCGGGGAAATCAGAGAATCCGTTCTTTCTGACACGGCCGACTTTGCCAGGCTCTTGGACGGACTGGACAACATCGATTTCATTGCGCCTCTATATGCGGCCGACGTGCCCCTTGAAATCCTGGAGCTCCAGGTGCTGGAAACCATGATGTGCAATACGGACAAGCATATCAACATCCGGGCTCTAGACAAAAGGACCTTTCCCTATCTTATCAAGATGGGCGAGATCGTGGCCGGCGGTAAGGAAGCTTTGAAAAAGCGACCGGTCATCAGCATTCTCGAAGCACCCATTTCCCCGCTGGTATTCCCCGATGTTTTTGTTGATTCGCTCCTTTTAGGCGGGGAGGCCGGAATACCAATCGAAATCTGTTCTATGCCCAACGTGGGCGGAACCGGACCGATTACCCTGGCGGGATCGCTGCTGCTATCGACGGTCGAACACCTGGCGACCATTGTCATTTCACAGACGGGTTGTCCGGGGGCGCCCCTAGTCTGGGCATCGCGCTTCCCGGCCCTGGACATGAAGACCGGCAACACTGGCATGCTCACGGAGGGTGCCCTGGTGTCGGCGGCGGCCGCCCAGTTGGCATCGGAACACTACAACCTAATCTGCGACCTGCACGGCCCGGCCACCAATGCTGTCAACCCGGAAGGCGAGTCCGTCTTCGAAGAGTGCATCGGTGCGTTCGTGACGGGCTTTGCTGGGCGCCCGGCCGTTCTGTGCGGTGCAGGCGGGATGGAGCTGGGCATTGCCACCAGCTTCGAGCAGCTGGTCATCTCCAATGAGATTTATGCGGTGTTCCGCAGAGTACTGGAAGGATTTGTTGTCAATGACGATACGCTGGGCATGGATGCCATCGCTCAGGCGGGGATCGGTGGCAATTACCTGGGAGAACAGCACACCCTCGACCACCTGCGCAGCGAACGGTTGAATTCCGACCTGCTGAAACCGAAAACAAGGGCCAAGTGGCTCGAAGAGGGCTCTAAAAGCCTGGTTGACCTGGCCCGTGAAAAAGCACGCGCCATCCTGGCGGAGCACAAACCGGCGCGCCTGGACGACGCCACCCTGGCAAGCCTCAAAGCACTTGTCAAGAAGGCACAAAATGAATTCACCGGCTAAGCAAGAGACAGGTAAAACGCACTCTTTCCACAGATAGGAATTGGCGAAAATAGATAAAGGAGAGAACAAGATGAAAGCGATCGTACTTGGCGGTTGCGGGGCCGTCGGCAGCAATGCCGTTAAAACCCTGGTGAAGACGGAGACCTTTGCGGAGGTGGTTATCGGAGATTTCAACGAGGGAAAAGCCTCAGAAATGGTCGCCCAGTTAGGCGGTAAACTGTCCTTCGTCAAAATGGATGCCACCGACAGGGCCAGCATCGCAACGGCTATCGATGGTTGTGACTTGGTTGTGAATTGTGTCGGCCCATTTTACAGCACCGTTGAAAATATTCTTGCGACGGTTATCGAAGCGGGCATCGATTATGTGGATGTGTGTGATGATCCCGATGTGACGCTCAAGATTCTGGAACTAGACAGGAAGGCCAAGGACGCAGGTATTCTGGCCTTGATCGGCATGGGGGCGTCTCCCGGCATCACCAACCTTTTGGGCAAACTGATCGCCGAAGATTTCCTGGACGAAACCAATTCTATCGACATTTTTCACACCCACGGCGGAGAGTCCATCGAAGGGGAAGGCGTCATCGGGCACCGTTTCCACTGCATGAGCATCGACATTCCCATGTATCTGGACGGGGAGCTGAAATACGTAAAGTATTTCGAAAAGGACGGCATGGCCCTGCGGCAGCTGTTCGACTTTCCGGTGATCGGCAAAAATATACCGGTGTTTCCCTATCCCCACCCGGAGCAATTGACCATGCCGGAGTATATCAAGCTCAAACAGGTTACCAACAAAGGATCCGTCCTGCCCATTCCTTATTACGAGCTGACCTCGGAATTATGTCGCATGGGTTTTGCGGACGATGAACCGCTGATGGTCAAGGGGCATACGGTGAAACCTTACGACTTTGCCGTTGCCTATATCATTCGGGAACGCAAGCGCATTCTCGAAGAGACGGGGTTCGGTTCCCAGCGGGGCGCCATGAGCGTGGTCGTCAAGGGAAGCAAAGGTGACAAACCACAGGAATACAGAGTGCATATAGTTTCGTCGGATAAGGCGCTGGGCGAGGGCACCGGCATTCCGGCCGCCGTGGGGGCCATCCTGCTGGGTCAGGGGAAATTGTCCGGCAAGGGTGTTCTACCGCCGGAGGCCTGTGTCGATCCCAAGGAATTCATCGAGGTGGTCAAGCCACTGATGGACATGACCGAGCAGGCCGACGGCAAAGTAGCCGACAGCAGCATCATTTTCGAGCATGTGGATGAGACGGGCAACGTTACAGTACTCGATTTTTAGTGGGGGATATAAAAGTAGATTGCCAGGGGTCAGAAATCCGGCACAGTAGAGAGTAAGGGAGTGTACCAAGTGGGCAAACAAGATGACTTTTACCCGGACTGGACGACCAGGGCCCCTGAAAAAGGCACCTACCGGTCCATATTCAAATGGGGTGCTCCTGATCGCTTCAAACACCCCAATGCAGGTTTTTACAGTCTTTTAAAAGACGAACTCGGGTTGACGGATGCCGACTTTCAAGAGAAGCGCAACCAGGGAAATGGCCGGGTGCAATGCGACATCCCCATAAGCCTGAACACGGATCAGGTTCAACACTTCAAACAGATTGTCGGCGAAGACAACGTTGCCATGGACGACTACTCCAGGGTGAAATACTCACATGGTAAAACCGCCGAGGAGATCATGAAACTGCGGCGGGAGATCGTCGGCGATTTGGCCGACCTGGTGGTGCAACCCAGGAACAAGAGGGATGTCCGGGATATCATCTCTTATTGCCATGCTCAGAAAATAGCACTGTATGCCCGGGGGGGCGGCTCCTCGGTCACCATGGGGTTCAAGTGCACCCGGGGCGGCATCTGCCTGGATTTGAGCAGGTACATGAACAAGGTTTTGGAACTGAACGAGACCAACCACACGGCCACGGTCGAATCGGGCATCCTTGGCCCCCAATACGAACACGCGCTCAATCATGCGCCGGCCCAAATGAGGGCCAAAAGGCGCTATACCTGCGGGCATTTCCCCCAGTCCTTCGAGTATTCCTCCGTCGGGGGCTGGATTGCCGCCCTGGGTTCCGGACAGCAGTCCACTTATTACGGCGACATGTATGACCTTGTCGTCAGCCAGGAATATGTCACCCCGGTGGGTGAATTCAAAACTCTGGATTTCCCGGCCACAGCCACCGGCCCCAAGGTGAACGACATCATGAAGGGCAGCGAGGGGGCTTTCGGGGTTCTGGTGAGCGCGACACTGAAAATATTCAGGTACATGCCGGAAAACCGGCAGCGTTTCGCCTTTGTGTTTCCCGATTGGCAAGCGGCCGTTGACGGCACAAGGGAAGTCTGCCAGGGGGAATTTGGGATGCCCTCGGTGTTCAGGATTTCCGACCCGGAAGAGACGGAGATCGCCCTGCGTTTGTACGGGATCGAGGGCACGGTCATAGACAAGGGCATCGTGCTACGCGGATACAAACCGGGCAAACGGTGCATCCTGGTGGGTCAGGCCGAAGGGGCCCTTTCCTATGCGAAAAATGTAAAAAAGAACATCAAGAAGGTGTGCCGGGCCCACAAGGCCATGTACATCGGCGGTTACCCCATGAAAAACTGGGAACACGGCAGGTATGCCGATCCTTACATGCGCGAGGATCTGGACGACTACGGCGTTATGGTCGACACACTTGAGTCGAGTGTCGCTTGGGACAATCTCCACCGCCTGTATGAGGGTGTCAGGGAGTATATTAAATCCAGGGAGCATACGGTTTGCATGACCCATGCCTCCCATTTCTATCCCCAGGGGACGAACCTATATTTTATCTTCATTTCTCGCATGGAAGACATAGAGGATTACCGGCAGTTCCAAAGCGGCATTATCGAACGCATAGCGGCATACGGCGGATCCCTGAGCCACCATCACGGTGTGGGCAAGATGATCGGTCCCTGGATGACAAAACACCTGGGGGATCAGCAGATGAATGTTCTGAGGGCTGTTAAAAACCATTTCGACCCTCACGGCATCATGAATCCGGGGGGCACCTTGGGGCTATGAAAATTCAAGGTTTCGAGGGAACAACACATAGCCGATAGTGTATAGTTCATCGTCTACTATCAGCTATGAACTTTCTGCTGATCACTCTTGCGAAAAGGAGGGTACATGAACAGTAAGGTTCAGGAAAAGTACATTCTCGCAGTCGATCACGGGTCTACGGGCTTGAAAACGTCCCTTTTCTCGACTTCCGGAAAGAGTATCGATTTCGAATTCGAGCCGACGCCCATCACCATACTGCCGGAAGGCGGGGCTGAACAGGATCCCGAAGAGTGGTGGCAGGCAACCATCAAAACGTGCCGCCGGCTGGTGGAAAAAAAGAGCGTACCGGCTGAGGACATCGTGGCCATCGGTGTGTCCAGCACTTTTTCCAGCACCGTCGCAGTGGGCAGGAACAGGAAGCCGTTGATGAATGCGCTGACCTGGGCGGACAGCCGCGGTGCGAAGTATGTTCGGAAGATCATGGGTGGGGCCATTGAAATCGGAGGGTACAGCCTGACAAATCTCCTAACCTGGATTCCCAAGACCGCCGGTGCACCGGCCCTGTCTGGAAAAGACGACATCGCCCATGTGCTCTACATTAAAAATGCCCACCCGGAAATCTATGCGAACACGCACATGTTTCTGGGCAGCAAGGACTACCTCAACCTGAGATTGTCAGGTGAATTTGCCTCTTCCCCGGACTCCATGACCCTGTTTTGGGTGGTGAACATCAAGGACATTGACAACCTGGATTACGATGACCGGTTGATCCGCAAGCTTGATATCGACCTTGGCAAACTGCCCCCCCTGAAGCAGGCGACCGACATATTAGGGAACGTCCGGCCGGAGGTAGCCGATGAAATTGGCATCAAGCGGGATGTGAAGGTCGTGGTCGGTTCTCCGGACCTGCAGTCGGCCGGTG
This Deltaproteobacteria bacterium DNA region includes the following protein-coding sequences:
- a CDS encoding putative toxin-antitoxin system toxin component, PIN family; its protein translation is MRIVLDTNVFISGVFFSGPPYDILKAWIDERIQIVISSEILQEYQRVGEELQYRYPEIKIIPILKSFSKNAILISAPSLPHQVCVDPDDDKFLACAVAGNAELIISGDRHLLDINDFQSIKIIKPRMFLDEYL
- a CDS encoding XRE family transcriptional regulator; this translates as MDPFSVAKAIKNLRKEKGYSLNRLASLSGLSKGYLSKIENGINVPTITTMARIATALEVEVTFFFMQQGASSRNRKMVIVRSDERKEINIKSPESVVRKRWPLASQKYDRHMHPYIIEVPVEPTNLYQFEGQEFYYMLDGSIEMTYDGETFVFDEGDSVYIDCDLPYSGRSMGPGPARVLVVVYHMGPKENKA
- a CDS encoding trimethylamine methyltransferase family protein, with the protein product MIRSSSGGIDTVRFLKDSDMQKIHEQALYLLENTGIGIEHQVGMEMLENTGAVVDYDKKTARFSASLVEKCLASVPRKITLAGRNPERDLILEPGGTIRTRNTGGMTQIHDLETGEIRESVLSDTADFARLLDGLDNIDFIAPLYAADVPLEILELQVLETMMCNTDKHINIRALDKRTFPYLIKMGEIVAGGKEALKKRPVISILEAPISPLVFPDVFVDSLLLGGEAGIPIEICSMPNVGGTGPITLAGSLLLSTVEHLATIVISQTGCPGAPLVWASRFPALDMKTGNTGMLTEGALVSAAAAQLASEHYNLICDLHGPATNAVNPEGESVFEECIGAFVTGFAGRPAVLCGAGGMELGIATSFEQLVISNEIYAVFRRVLEGFVVNDDTLGMDAIAQAGIGGNYLGEQHTLDHLRSERLNSDLLKPKTRAKWLEEGSKSLVDLAREKARAILAEHKPARLDDATLASLKALVKKAQNEFTG
- a CDS encoding AbrB/MazE/SpoVT family DNA-binding domain-containing protein; protein product: MPRIGTTKMSSKGQVVIPEDIRNQLKLKTGDQFVVVGDKDTVVLKAISPPPVDEFEYLLKYARQQARKVGLKRSDIKKAVAKVRGKN
- a CDS encoding FAD-binding oxidoreductase, which produces MGKQDDFYPDWTTRAPEKGTYRSIFKWGAPDRFKHPNAGFYSLLKDELGLTDADFQEKRNQGNGRVQCDIPISLNTDQVQHFKQIVGEDNVAMDDYSRVKYSHGKTAEEIMKLRREIVGDLADLVVQPRNKRDVRDIISYCHAQKIALYARGGGSSVTMGFKCTRGGICLDLSRYMNKVLELNETNHTATVESGILGPQYEHALNHAPAQMRAKRRYTCGHFPQSFEYSSVGGWIAALGSGQQSTYYGDMYDLVVSQEYVTPVGEFKTLDFPATATGPKVNDIMKGSEGAFGVLVSATLKIFRYMPENRQRFAFVFPDWQAAVDGTREVCQGEFGMPSVFRISDPEETEIALRLYGIEGTVIDKGIVLRGYKPGKRCILVGQAEGALSYAKNVKKNIKKVCRAHKAMYIGGYPMKNWEHGRYADPYMREDLDDYGVMVDTLESSVAWDNLHRLYEGVREYIKSREHTVCMTHASHFYPQGTNLYFIFISRMEDIEDYRQFQSGIIERIAAYGGSLSHHHGVGKMIGPWMTKHLGDQQMNVLRAVKNHFDPHGIMNPGGTLGL
- a CDS encoding saccharopine dehydrogenase NADP-binding domain-containing protein, with protein sequence MKAIVLGGCGAVGSNAVKTLVKTETFAEVVIGDFNEGKASEMVAQLGGKLSFVKMDATDRASIATAIDGCDLVVNCVGPFYSTVENILATVIEAGIDYVDVCDDPDVTLKILELDRKAKDAGILALIGMGASPGITNLLGKLIAEDFLDETNSIDIFHTHGGESIEGEGVIGHRFHCMSIDIPMYLDGELKYVKYFEKDGMALRQLFDFPVIGKNIPVFPYPHPEQLTMPEYIKLKQVTNKGSVLPIPYYELTSELCRMGFADDEPLMVKGHTVKPYDFAVAYIIRERKRILEETGFGSQRGAMSVVVKGSKGDKPQEYRVHIVSSDKALGEGTGIPAAVGAILLGQGKLSGKGVLPPEACVDPKEFIEVVKPLMDMTEQADGKVADSSIIFEHVDETGNVTVLDF